From the genome of Bos indicus isolate NIAB-ARS_2022 breed Sahiwal x Tharparkar chromosome 2, NIAB-ARS_B.indTharparkar_mat_pri_1.0, whole genome shotgun sequence:
TAAACACTATGCTATCATGAGTCTTTAAAAGTCAGAGATGATCAAGTGGAGAATAAATAACAGCACCTAGACTCTTTCCTCTCCTCACTTCACTGCAAGGCAGACTGACAGTGAAAGTACCGTCTTGGTTACTTTTGGGTTTAAGTTTTTGATGAGAAATCTGGCCTGCTTGTTCCCCCAGGGAAGTGGCCAATTTCCCCCAGAAAGAGTCCTCAGCCACACTCAACAGCACATCCCCACGTTAGTGCCAGGAATATTCATTCCATCAATGATGATTTACTGAGAATCTACTACACACTGAGCACCATTCGGGGTCTTGGGAATTTCATCCCACAAATAACAGTTGCATGTAATCAAAAGTACATAACTTCTCGGGTCATCTAACAACTTTTCCAGAGCATGCCATCTTTATTTTGGCACACACTATTTACTGTATAACACTTACTTTTCAattcttggatttttaaaaaagatagtttTAACTAAACATTTTCTGTGTAATATAAATTATGCAAATCAAACCTGTATAACTTGGTGAATTATCATGAAATGAATACAACCTTGTAATCACCACACGGAGCAGGAAATAGAACATTGGCAATGCCCCAGAAACCCTTCCCatcactctctctccctcctgcccaaAGGGTATCACTAACCCCTGATTTCCAACATGATAAACAAGATTGCtcaccttaaattaaaaaaaaaattttttttcaatttacttatttctgtttttggctgcactgggtctttgttgctatgcatgggctttctctagttgcggcaagtgggggctactctctagctgtggtgctcaggcttcttattgcagtagcatctcttgttgcagagcacagcctctagggtgtgcaggcttcagtagctgtggcactcaggctcagtggttgtgctacatgggcttagtggccccaaggcacatgggatcttaacggaccagggatcaaaccggtgttccctgcactgcaaggtggattcctaaccactgggccaccagggaaacccaaattttatataaatggaattgtacagCATGTACTCCTTTGTGTTTGTCTTCTTTTACTTGATATTGTATCTGAGAGCCACTCTATGCTCTATGTAGCAGTAAtctattcattttcattgttgTAAAGTATTCCATTACactacaatttatttatccattatgCTACTGAAGAACATTTGGGCCATCAAATAATATTGCTAGCATTATTCTTGCACATGTGTTTTGATACACAGATGTTTGCAGAACTGGTGCTATATAATAAGAATCGGAATTATGGAGTCACAGAATGAGTGCTCAACTTGAGTAGATCATGCTAGTTttctaagaaagtgaaagttgttcagtcgtgtctgactctttgcaaccccatggactatgcagtccaaggaattctccaggtcagaatactggagtgggtagcccattcccttctccaggggatcttcccaacccagggattgaacacaggtctcctgcattgcaggtggattctttaccagctgagccaccagggaagcctaagaatactgggatgggtagcctatcccttctccagtggattttcccaacccaggaatcaaactggggtatcctgcattgcaggctgattctttaccagctgagctgccagggaatcccagcaatactggagtgggttgccataccctccttcaggggatcttcccaacccaaggatcaaacccaggtatctcaCATTGCAAGATCCCTGGGAGGGATCATTTCTTGATCCCTTCCAAAGGTAGCAAGTCCTCCAACAACCAACCAGCTTTCcctaagcacctactatgtgaaAGGCGTACAAAGATGAATActgaaaataagaacagaaagcCCTCTCATATCTGCAGCTCCCCATTATCATGAAAACAACAGGGAACTTTTAAGGAGGGCTTACTGTatctaatattcttgtctgggaactcccatggatagaggagcctggtgggctacagtccatgctgctgccagagtaggacatgatttagtgactcaaCCACCACCGCCACTGCATGCTAGGCATTTACTGAGTACTCGTATATGCATGATGACATTACATTCTCACCACAATCCTCCAAGGGGAGGCAGTAACTTTCCTATCCAGTAGATGAGGAAATgtaggttcagagaagttaagtaacttgcccaaagccacacagttAGCTAAAGATTgaatttttggccataccatgtggcTTGCAGCATCTCAGATGGAActcaggccctggcagtgaaagcccagaatcctaacctaccaggccaccaggaaactcccttTTCTTCATGATCTTAAAGTATACTTACATGTGTatccttaaaaaatgtttttgatttgtactttttgaactttatataagtggaatATTCTGTGCTTTCTGACTTGCTTATTTTCATTCAATATCATACACCTGAAATTATTGTACTAAATGCCAGTTTTTGCTCTTACAAATACTGCAGCTATGAATTCATATATACtgtcaaataaaaagaaacctgGACTAAGGAAGGAGAGATTTTATTTGTAACAGTTATtgcaaggaaggaaaagaactaCTGTAATAGATACAGGGAAGCTATTGCAAAGAGAAGCTCTAACCATAAGATCCACATGTGCCTCAAGGGTCAGGCAAAGAGTTTTTCTTTCATAGGGAGGAGTAAATACAGCTAGAAAGAACTTAGTGTGACGAAGTGGGATGACTGGGAATGACATATGAGACAGTAGGTCAGAAAATGCTTTACTCTGAACCCAGACTATTCTTCGGGGGCAAGGGAGCTGTTAAGGAGGAGTTGCCCGCAGCTCAAGCTGGGGGAGAGAAACACAGGGCAAAGTTCATGGacctggaggaaggagagaagctAAACTATAGTTAAcaagcattttgtttttattgatctGTGGGGAAAAGCAGTTCATCTAAGCATTTATGAGGCAAAGAATTGGAATTTGGAGTCTGTATCCAGCCTTGCCACAGGTAAACAAGAAGGCACTCATGAGTTTTATCTAAGTCGTAAAAGGAAGGTTGTCTCTTTGCAGTAAGTTGGTTCCAGAACACAAAAGGGTGGAGGGGGTTTCTTAACTTCCACTGTTTTCCAGGATCACAGGGCTTGAGCAAGGTTCAACACTGTCAATACATCTCTTGATAAACACAtgcaagaatttctttaaaatgtataactagaggacttccctggtggtacagtggatatgaatctgcctgccaaagcaggggacacaggtttaattcctggcctgggaagattccacatgcttcggCCCAGGCaactcaactactgaagcccatgcacccagagcctgtcctccacaacgagaagccaccgcgatgagaagcccgcataccacagctagagaaagactGCACATGGCAGTGATGACACcgggcaaccaaataaataattacaaaaaaaaaaacaaaacatgtaactagaagtggaatttctgggtcaaaagATATGTGGAGTTCCATAGGGtaatgccaaactgttttccaaagcagtggTACCTGTTTACACTTCTAACAATGTAAGGGAGCTCCAGTTGCTCTACATCTTCAGGATTTAAGAGAGGATTTGAGGATTTAAAAATGTTTGCCAATCTGCTGGCTATGAAGTGGGTCTCATTATATTTCCTTGATGAAACGAGATTGAGTATCTTTCATTATTAATTAGATgtgtttctcttctgtgaaagGTCTTCCGCCCACTTTTCAATTGGATTGcctttagttgcttcagtcgtgtctgactctgtacgaccctatggactgcagcccgccaggcttctctggcgatgggatggattctctaggcaagagtactggaggggattgccatgccctcctccaggtgatcttcccgacccagggatcgaacccaggtctaccgagTTGCAGGATCCCTGGGAGGGATCATTTCTTGATCCTTTCCAACGGCAGCAAGGCCTCCAACAACCAACCAGCTTTCCCTAAGCATCTACTATGTGAAAGACGTACAAAGATGAATAATGAAAACAAGAACAGAAAGCCCTCTCATATTGCAGCTCCCCGTTATCATGAAAATATCAgggaactgagccaccagggaagccccggatTCTCTTCTTCGAAATGATTTGTGGGAGTTCACCAATACGTTTTGGAAGAATGAATGGACTGAAAACGCTCTAAACTGATAATTACAATTAGGTTTGGGAAATCTTAAACACTGTCCCTCCCTCAGACTTCTGATTTGATCCTCACTAGTgtaaaagaggagaaggcaatggcaccccactccagtactcttgcctggaaaatcctatgggcagaggagcctggtaggctgcagtccatggagtcgctgagggtcggacatgactgagcgacttcactttcacttttcactttatgcgttggagaaggaaatggcaacccactccagagttcttgcctggagaatcccagggacgggagagcctggtgggctgccgtctacggggtcgcacagagtcggacacgactgaagcgacttagcagcagcagcagtgtaaaagAACGCTGTAACACCACTTCTCAGGTGACTTTTTTCCATCACCACTTGCCTGTCTGTGGGAAAGGGACAGAACGACTTCATTCGAACCTTCCCACCTCTCGGTTCCATAGGCACAATCCCAGCTGACTCATCACCGAATACGCAATATTGCTACGCCTCAGCGCCAGCTCGCGATGTTCTCGCGAGAGTTGGTTCCAGCCGATCATGTGACAGCTAAGATGGCGGTGTCCAGCGAGGCGGAAGAGGAGGCGGTAGTTTATTTAGTCGTGAGCGGTATCCCCTCGGAGTTGCGGTCAGCACAGCTTCGGAACTACTTTAGCCAGTTCCGGGAACAACGCGACTGTGGCTTCCTCTGTTTCCATTACCGGCATCGGCCTGAGCgggcccctccccaggctgctcCCGACTGTACCCCAACTCCTATCCGCCAGGGTCTTGCCCAGACTTCACTCAACGATGCCGGTGCTCTCTCCACTCAGGACTCTAACCCTACCCGGACCCGCACCTGCTGCTGTGTTGTCTCTGTACGGGGGGCCGCTCAAGCCCAGAGGTTTCTCCGCATGTACTCGGGCCGCCGGTGGCTGGATTCTCAGGGGACTTGGTTACCTGGTCGTTGTTTCATCCGCAGACTTCGGTTACCTACTGAGGCATCAGGTACCCGTGGGAAAGAGACTAGACTTGGCCTACGGGCACTGGAACAGAGGTACCTTTCCTGAGGAGTGATGAAGATAAGTTAGGTCCCTCGTTAGGGCTCTTCAAGAGTTTAGATAATTTGTGGACAAAGTTTCAGGCTTAGTTTGCACGGTAGAAAAACTTGGGGAGAGGGGAACCTATTCAGATGATCTTTCCAGTTTATTAAGTCTATTCCTAGATCCTTTCGATTTTGCACTGACATAGAGGGGTGAAAAGGAAGTCAAGTATTGTTTTTGTTGCCCCTTCTTTGTTGTCCGCCGCCCAGTCCTCTCTTGGCAAGATGCAGTTGCTCAGTCTCcagctgtttgcaatcccatggattgcagcatgccaggcttctctggcaaGGCGCAGATGAAGAGACAAGGTTTTTTATTTGGACTGTTCCCATTTTCTTGGGAAATCACTGATATGGAAACAGGAACCACAGGGCAGGGCCctctaatttattcattcaacaaatctaGCCTGTATTTATAGACTGAGTGTGACTCTAGCTGGTATGTAGAAAACAGTCCGACACAGTCTGTGCTTCGAATTCAAAAAGGAACACAGATTTATAAAAAGATAATTGTTACAGGGATGCCATTCTAATTGTTAACATTTACTGAACGCTTCCTTattaggcactgttctaagcctttcattttcttattgacGCCTGACAACAATCGTATAAGGCAGGAGCTATTGTCACCCGTTTTgtaagtgaggaaactgaaggatGCAGAAGTTATGTTATAAGATGACAATCACAATATTAATCAGGCATtttgctctggagcctgtgccctTTATCTCCCATTGCTGTGAGATGGCAGAGGAGAAACCGATTTCCTAGAAGGATTAGGAGATGTGGCTTTCCATCTGGATCTTGAAATATAAACAGGAGTTTGTGGGAAAGAATGGTATTCAAAGTAAGTGGTATTTACAAAGATACAGAAATGTGAAGTCCAAAAACTTTCAGGGCATGTTAAATTGTTTGATGTGATTGGAACACATGATATGAGGGTGTGCGTGGGATGAGGGTTAGTGGCAGTTGAGAATCAAAAGGTCGTCAGGAACCAGATCTGAAAGAAACCTGTGAGCTTACCGAGGTGATGAGAAATGGCATAAAATTACTAGGTGGTTCTGGTCAGGAATCAGAGGAAAGGACTCTGGAAATGTTTGAAAGGGAGAAACAGTATTAGTGAAAGGATTTAAGCCTTGTCCAGTTTCTGGCTTACGTGTGGCTGGAGACTTTCAGGTTTCAAGTGCCATTCTTCTCCCTGCTTTCCAAGGTTTGGGCTCCTTTCCCTTCAAGACCCGGAAGGAACTGCAGAGTCGCCAGGCTAAGAGTGAAACCTTCACACTGGCTGACCTGAGGCAGCTGCCAGAGCTGAATCCACCGGTGCTGATGCCCAATGGGAATGTTGGCACTCCCCTGCGGGTCTTTTTAGAATTGATCCGGGCCTGCCGCCTACCCCCTCGGATCATCACCCAGCTTCAGCTCCAGTTCCCCAAGACAGGTTCCTCTCGGCGCTATGGCAATGTGCCCTTCACTTATGAGGACTCAGAGACTGTGGAGCAAGAAGAGTTTGTGTACACAGCCGAGGGTGAGGAAATACCCCAGGGAAGCTGCTTGGCAGACATACCATCCAACTCCCGTGAAGagccagaggaagaagaggaagaggaagaagagtcaCACTCAGATGACGTGAGTATGGAGCACCATCTTGTCCTTGCTGGCAGCTTAGAGAGGCAAACGCATTGCTGCTGCCACTCTTCAATTGTGTGTTCCAAGAGCTCTAAACCTGGGGTCCTCAGGAGGCTTCTAAAGACTTGGAACTCCCTGACATTGAATATAAAACTGCATTTGCTTGTGCAGGTGTATGTTCCTTTGGCAAAAGGGACCAGAGCTTTTTTCCAAAGATTCTCAAAGGCATCTTTTCATTGCTTCAGAAGACATGTGAGGAGGGTCTCTTTCATTGATGAAATCTACTAAGAGATACGATCACCTAAGGAAGTAGAGGCAGAGCTAGGATGTGAACCCAGTCCCCTTCGCTCCTCGTCTGACCTCTGTGTGCTTTCATCATGTTGAGAACTCACCTCTGTTTTCTGACCTTGAATCTGTGGATTGAACGCTAGCCTCCAGTCTAACCTCATCAGTGAAAGAGACATTTCTTCTACCTCTTTCTCCAAACTTCATTGTTCACCCATTGAATCAGGAGATTTTGTTATTTAttgggaaacttttttttaaatgcgtGCCTTGTGTAAAAAGCAATTGATCTATGTCTTCAAAGCTCCCCGCTCAGAGTTACTAACACATCTGGACCACATCCTTAGTGTGGTACTGTTATGCCTTTTCTCCAGCACTTTCTCTGCAGCAGTGATTCCTGAGGCCTCCTGGAGTTTAAATGGGGCAGGGGGCCCCCAGGATTTTAAGCCAGGAGTCATTCTATCATTCCACAAGTCCAGTCAAGCAGCCGTAAACACAGGGGCTAGCACAGGATTCCAGAGACCCTCTAAAGCTCATTTCCTTCCCTCCAAGAGCCTTCAGTCTCCCTGAAGAGGAAGAACCAGTATCTGCAAAGGGTACATGGTACAGAATGGGTTTGCAGGCTGGTGCTGCCCCTCTCTTGGTGTACcatcttgggcaaatcactttgCTTCACTAAATCgaagtttccttatctgtagaacGGGAATAATGGTACTTATTCACAGAGTTGTTCGGGTGATTAAAGGAGCTAAGGTATGTGAAGGGTCTGACACAGTTGACAGTAGGTATTAGTTCTTGTCCCTTCTTTCTTTGTGACATAATGTAGAAAAGCATAAACAGTGTATATTGATTAACACAGAAGTTCACAGACCAGTGAGAGTGCTGTGGGCCTCAGTGTAGGGGACTTCATGTGCACTAAAGCACTTGAGGATTAAGGAGGTGGTGGCGGAAGAGCAGGGCAGAGAGGCCGGGAGAGCGACGTGACCAAAAGTGCAACGATAAGAGTGAGTCAGGCTTGGgacttcctggaggtccagtgggtaagattgGATGCCAGGGaagtgcttccagtgcaggggacacaggttcagtccctggtcagggaactaagatccctatctgctgtgtggtgcagctttaaaaaaaaaaaagactagtagGGGAAGTGGCCAAGTATGTTGAGAAACACTCAGGGCGTGGAGAGATTGTCAGGTCAGGCCTCAGGGGCCAAAAACATGCTGCTTCTCTGAGAAATCGGGAGGAATAGAGCTGAGGTCCCATCCCTAGGACCTCCTGTGCAGCCAGCTGCCTACCTGTGGGCCTCAGGTC
Proteins encoded in this window:
- the GPATCH3 gene encoding G patch domain-containing protein 3, with translation MAVSSEAEEEAVVYLVVSGIPSELRSAQLRNYFSQFREQRDCGFLCFHYRHRPERAPPQAAPDCTPTPIRQGLAQTSLNDAGALSTQDSNPTRTRTCCCVVSVRGAAQAQRFLRMYSGRRWLDSQGTWLPGRCFIRRLRLPTEASGLGSFPFKTRKELQSRQAKSETFTLADLRQLPELNPPVLMPNGNVGTPLRVFLELIRACRLPPRIITQLQLQFPKTGSSRRYGNVPFTYEDSETVEQEEFVYTAEGEEIPQGSCLADIPSNSREEPEEEEEEEEESHSDDDDDRGEEWERHVALHEDVTGQERTSERLFEEEIELKWEKGGSGLVFYTDAQFWQEEEGDFDEQTADDWDVDMSVYYDTDGGDKDARDSVQMRLEQRLRDGQEAGSVIRHQVGTFERHTKGIGRKVLERQGWAEGQGLGSQCSGVPDALDNDGQHPRCKRGLGYHGEKLQPFGQPKRPRGTGLGLISTIYDEPLPQDQGESLLRRQPPTSMKFRTEAFVRSSSCALNSLSEPE